The Streptomyces sp. SS1-1 genome has a segment encoding these proteins:
- the uvrA gene encoding excinuclease ABC subunit UvrA, with translation MADRLIIRGAREHNLKNVSLELPRDSLIVFTGLSGSGKSSLAFDTIFAEGQRRYVESLSSYARQFLGQMDKPDVDFIEGLSPAVSIDQKSTSRNPRSTVGTITEVYDYLRLLFARIGKPHCPECGRPITRQSPQAIVDRVLELPEGSRFQVLSPLVRERKGEFVDLFSDLQTKGYSRARVDGETIQLSSPPTLKKQEKHTIEVVVDRLTVKDSAKRRLTDSVETALGLSGGMVVLDFVDLPEDDPERERMFSEHLYCPYDDLSFEELEPRSFSFNSPFGACPECTGIGTRMEVDAELIVPDEDKSLDEGAIHPWSHGHTKDYFGRLIGALADALGFRTDIPFAGLPQRAKKALLYGHKTQIEVRYRNRYGRERVYTTPFEGAVPFVKRRHSEAESDASRERFEGYMREVPCPSCKGTRLKPIVLAVTVMGKSIAEVSAMSISDCADFLGELKLSARDKKIAERVLKEVNERLRFLVDVGLDYLSLNRAAGTLSGGEAQRIRLATQIGSGLVGVLYVLDEPSIGLHQRDNHRLIETLVRLRDMGNTLIVVEHDEDTIKVADWIVDIGPGAGEHGGKVVHSGSLKELLANDESQTGQYLAGKKAIPVPDIRRPLDPSRQLTVHGARENNLQDIDVSFPLGVFTAVTGVSGSGKSTLVNDILYTHLARELNGARSVPGRHTRVDGDDLVDKVVHVDQSPIGRTPRSNPATYTGVFDHIRKLFAETTEAKVRGYLPGRFSFNVKGGRCENCAGDGTIKIEMNFLPDVYVPCEVCHGARYNRETLEVHYKGKSIAEVLNMPIEEAMDFFEAVPAINRHLKTLNDVGLGYVRLGQAATTLSGGEAQRVKLASELQKRSTGRTVYVLDEPTTGLHFEDISKLLKVLSGLVDKGNTVIVIEHNLDVIKTADWLVDMGPEGGAGGGLVVAEGTPEEVAAVPASHTGKFLREILDAERISDAASVKAPRKTARKTVAAGSATRRTATARTADKATGAPAAKKTAAKKTAAKKTAAKKTASKTATKKTAATKTTRAPKA, from the coding sequence GTGGCCGACCGTCTCATCATCCGTGGCGCGCGCGAGCACAACCTCAAGAACGTCTCGCTCGAGCTGCCGCGCGACTCGCTCATCGTCTTCACGGGCCTGTCGGGGTCGGGCAAGTCCTCGCTGGCCTTCGACACCATCTTCGCCGAGGGGCAGCGGCGCTACGTCGAGTCGCTGTCGTCGTACGCCCGGCAGTTCCTCGGCCAGATGGACAAGCCGGACGTCGACTTCATCGAGGGTCTGTCCCCGGCCGTCTCCATCGACCAGAAGTCGACCTCGCGCAACCCGCGCTCCACGGTCGGCACCATCACCGAGGTCTACGACTACCTCCGGCTGCTCTTCGCGCGCATCGGCAAGCCGCACTGTCCCGAGTGCGGCCGTCCCATCACGCGCCAGTCGCCGCAGGCCATCGTCGACAGGGTGCTGGAGCTACCGGAGGGCAGCCGCTTCCAGGTGCTCTCGCCGCTGGTGCGCGAGCGCAAGGGCGAGTTCGTCGACCTCTTCTCCGACCTGCAGACCAAGGGCTACTCACGCGCACGCGTGGACGGCGAGACGATCCAGCTGTCCAGCCCGCCCACGCTGAAGAAGCAGGAGAAGCACACCATCGAGGTGGTCGTCGACCGCCTCACCGTCAAGGACTCCGCCAAGCGCCGCCTCACCGACTCCGTCGAGACCGCCCTCGGCCTGTCCGGCGGCATGGTCGTGCTCGACTTCGTGGACCTCCCCGAGGACGACCCCGAGCGCGAGCGCATGTTCTCGGAGCACCTGTACTGCCCGTACGACGACCTCTCCTTCGAGGAGCTGGAGCCGCGCTCCTTCTCGTTCAACTCGCCCTTCGGCGCCTGCCCCGAGTGCACCGGCATCGGCACGCGCATGGAGGTCGACGCCGAGCTGATCGTCCCGGACGAGGACAAGTCCCTCGACGAGGGCGCCATCCACCCCTGGTCGCACGGGCACACCAAGGACTACTTCGGCCGTCTGATCGGCGCCCTCGCGGACGCCCTCGGCTTCCGGACGGACATCCCGTTCGCCGGTCTGCCGCAGCGCGCCAAGAAGGCCCTGCTCTACGGCCACAAGACGCAGATCGAGGTGCGGTACCGCAACCGCTACGGCCGCGAGCGGGTCTACACGACGCCGTTCGAAGGCGCCGTCCCCTTCGTCAAGCGCCGGCACAGCGAGGCCGAGAGCGACGCCAGCCGCGAGCGCTTCGAGGGTTATATGCGCGAGGTGCCCTGCCCCTCCTGCAAGGGCACCCGGCTGAAGCCGATCGTCCTCGCCGTCACGGTCATGGGGAAGTCCATCGCCGAGGTCTCCGCCATGTCCATCAGCGACTGCGCGGACTTCCTGGGCGAGCTGAAGCTGAGCGCCCGCGACAAGAAGATCGCCGAGCGCGTGCTGAAGGAGGTCAACGAGCGGCTGCGGTTCCTGGTCGACGTCGGCCTGGACTACCTCTCGCTCAACCGGGCGGCCGGCACCCTGTCCGGCGGCGAGGCCCAGCGCATCCGGCTCGCCACCCAGATCGGCTCCGGACTCGTCGGCGTCCTGTACGTCCTCGACGAGCCGTCCATCGGTCTGCACCAGCGGGACAACCACCGGCTGATCGAGACCTTGGTCCGCCTGCGCGACATGGGCAACACGCTCATCGTCGTCGAGCACGACGAGGACACCATCAAGGTCGCCGACTGGATCGTCGACATCGGCCCCGGTGCCGGCGAGCACGGCGGCAAGGTCGTGCACAGCGGCTCCCTGAAGGAGCTGCTCGCCAACGACGAGTCGCAGACGGGCCAGTATCTGGCGGGCAAGAAGGCCATCCCGGTGCCCGACATCCGGCGCCCGCTCGACCCGTCCCGGCAGCTCACGGTCCACGGCGCCCGCGAGAACAACCTGCAGGACATCGACGTCTCCTTCCCGCTCGGCGTCTTCACCGCGGTGACCGGCGTCTCCGGTTCGGGCAAGTCGACCCTGGTCAACGACATCCTGTACACGCACCTGGCCCGCGAGCTGAACGGCGCCCGCAGCGTCCCCGGACGGCACACGCGCGTGGACGGCGACGACCTGGTCGACAAGGTCGTGCACGTCGACCAGTCGCCCATCGGCCGTACGCCCCGGTCCAACCCGGCGACGTACACCGGCGTCTTCGACCACATCCGCAAGCTGTTCGCCGAGACCACCGAGGCGAAGGTCCGCGGCTATCTGCCGGGGCGCTTCTCCTTCAACGTCAAGGGCGGCCGCTGCGAGAACTGCGCGGGCGACGGCACCATCAAGATCGAGATGAACTTCCTCCCGGACGTCTACGTCCCGTGCGAGGTCTGCCACGGCGCCCGGTACAACCGGGAGACCCTGGAGGTCCACTACAAGGGCAAGTCCATCGCCGAGGTCCTGAACATGCCGATCGAGGAGGCCATGGACTTCTTCGAGGCCGTCCCGGCGATCAACCGCCACCTCAAGACGCTGAACGACGTCGGTCTCGGCTACGTCCGGCTCGGCCAGGCGGCGACCACGCTGTCCGGCGGTGAGGCGCAGCGCGTGAAGCTCGCCAGCGAGCTGCAGAAGCGCTCCACCGGCCGCACGGTCTACGTCCTCGACGAGCCGACCACCGGTCTGCACTTCGAGGACATCAGCAAGCTGCTGAAGGTCCTCTCCGGCCTGGTCGACAAGGGCAACACGGTCATCGTCATCGAGCACAACCTCGACGTGATCAAGACCGCCGACTGGCTCGTCGACATGGGTCCCGAGGGAGGTGCCGGAGGCGGCCTCGTCGTCGCCGAGGGCACGCCCGAGGAGGTCGCCGCGGTGCCCGCCAGCCACACCGGCAAGTTCCTGCGCGAGATCCTCGACGCCGAGCGGATCAGCGACGCCGCCTCGGTGAAGGCCCCGCGCAAGACGGCCAGGAAGACCGTCGCGGCCGGCTCGGCGACCCGCAGGACCGCGACGGCCAGGACGGCCGACAAGGCCACCGGCGCCCCGGCCGCGAAGAAGACGGCCGCGAAGAAGACGGCTGCGAAGAAGACGGCGGCCAAGAAGACAGCGTCCAAGACGGCCACGAAGAAGACCGCGGCGACGAAGACGACGCGGGCTCCCAAGGCCTGA
- a CDS encoding TerC family protein: MEVSTTLWVLTIVGLAALIAVDFFIGRKPHDVSIKEAGIWTVVWIALAGLFGLGLLLFGGGQAGGEFFAGFITEKSLSVDNLFVFVLIMAKFAVPSQYQQRVLLVGVLIALVLRAIFIAAGAAILASFAWVFYLFGAFLIWTAWKLIQEARADQEDEEFEENKLLQAAERRFGVADRYHGTKLWIRENGKRVMTPMLVVMLAIGTTDVLFALDSIPAIFGLTQDPYIVFTANAFALMGLRQLYFLIGGLLRKLVHLSYGLSIILGFIGVKLVLHALHESGVHVPEISIPVSLGVICSVLIVTTITSLRASRKQAAAEAVEQGGEGTPKDRVDV, from the coding sequence GTGGAAGTTTCAACGACCCTGTGGGTCCTGACCATCGTGGGCCTCGCCGCCCTGATCGCCGTCGACTTCTTCATCGGCCGCAAGCCGCATGACGTGTCGATCAAGGAAGCCGGGATCTGGACGGTCGTCTGGATCGCCCTGGCCGGCCTCTTCGGGCTCGGCCTGCTGCTCTTCGGCGGCGGGCAGGCCGGCGGCGAGTTCTTCGCCGGCTTCATCACCGAGAAATCGCTGAGCGTCGACAACCTCTTCGTCTTCGTCCTGATCATGGCGAAGTTCGCGGTGCCGTCGCAGTACCAGCAGCGCGTTCTGCTGGTCGGTGTGCTCATAGCCCTGGTGCTGCGGGCGATCTTCATCGCCGCCGGCGCCGCGATCCTCGCCAGCTTCGCCTGGGTGTTCTACCTCTTCGGCGCCTTCCTCATCTGGACGGCCTGGAAGCTCATCCAGGAGGCCCGCGCCGACCAGGAGGACGAGGAGTTCGAGGAGAACAAGCTCCTCCAGGCCGCCGAGCGCAGGTTCGGCGTCGCCGACCGCTACCACGGCACGAAGCTGTGGATCCGGGAGAACGGCAAGCGGGTCATGACCCCGATGCTGGTCGTGATGCTCGCGATCGGCACGACCGACGTGCTCTTCGCCCTGGACTCCATCCCGGCGATCTTCGGCCTCACGCAGGACCCGTACATCGTGTTCACCGCCAACGCCTTCGCCCTGATGGGCCTCCGGCAGCTGTACTTCCTCATCGGCGGTCTGCTGCGCAAGCTGGTCCACCTCAGCTACGGCCTGTCGATCATCCTCGGCTTCATCGGCGTGAAGCTGGTGCTGCACGCGCTGCACGAGTCGGGGGTCCACGTCCCCGAGATCAGCATCCCCGTCTCGCTCGGCGTGATCTGCTCCGTCCTGATCGTCACCACGATCACCAGCCTCCGGGCCTCCCGGAAGCAGGCGGCGGCCGAGGCCGTGGAGCAGGGCGGCGAGGGTACTCCCAAGGACCGCGTCGACGTCTGA
- a CDS encoding maleylpyruvate isomerase family mycothiol-dependent enzyme, with protein MIDHARDLESVREATERLLTAAAKVDNARVTEPSRLPGWSRGHVLAHLARNADALLNVLEGRPMYVSAAARDADIERDAPRPLDVQLADVRQTADRLQRAAAVPADWSRTVELRNGVTDTAARLPFRRWVEVELHHVDLGIGYELEDLPAEFVERETDFLAERFSGHPDVEPVRLTDGTRVWRTGRDEDPVGITVRGTGADLLGWLSGRRTGSALTVEGGALPTLPPL; from the coding sequence ATGATTGATCACGCTCGTGACCTGGAGTCTGTACGTGAGGCGACCGAACGGCTGCTCACCGCAGCCGCCAAGGTGGACAACGCCCGTGTGACCGAGCCGTCACGGCTTCCCGGCTGGAGCCGCGGTCATGTCCTCGCCCACCTCGCGCGCAACGCGGACGCTCTGCTGAACGTCCTCGAGGGGCGCCCCATGTATGTCTCCGCCGCCGCCCGTGACGCCGACATCGAGCGGGACGCGCCCCGCCCGCTCGACGTCCAGCTCGCCGACGTCCGGCAGACCGCCGACCGCCTCCAGCGGGCGGCGGCCGTGCCCGCCGACTGGTCCCGCACGGTGGAGCTGCGCAACGGCGTGACGGACACGGCGGCCCGTCTGCCGTTCCGCCGGTGGGTCGAGGTGGAGCTGCACCACGTCGACCTGGGCATCGGATACGAGCTGGAGGATCTGCCCGCGGAGTTCGTGGAGCGGGAGACCGACTTCCTCGCCGAGCGCTTCTCCGGACACCCCGACGTCGAGCCGGTCCGGCTGACGGACGGCACACGCGTGTGGCGCACGGGACGGGACGAGGACCCGGTCGGGATCACCGTCCGGGGCACCGGAGCCGACCTGCTCGGCTGGCTCTCCGGGCGCCGCACAGGGTCCGCGCTGACCGTCGAGGGCGGCGCTCTTCCGACCCTTCCGCCGCTCTAG
- a CDS encoding MFS transporter, translating to MRDARTVRAPSMLRLAGASLAGTAIEFYDFFVYGTAAALVLGPLFFPTFSPVAGTLAAFATFGVGFVARPLGSVLFGHIGDRRGRRPVLVASLLLTGGATVAVGCVPTYGTIGVAAPMLLLVLRFLQGLGLGGEWGGAVLLAVEHAPAHRRALWSSFPQVGPALGFLLANGVVLGLSAGLSEEQFAAWGWRVPFWAAGVLAVAGLWLRSSLAESPRFLEIDDHARVPLVEVVRDHWRLLLLTAGALSVGYAIFYAVTTWSLAYGTERLGASRTVMLTCVMGAVVVKGALTPVMAVLGDRYGRRPLCLAGCAAAALWMLPMVALLATGRPLPMFLGFTGALIAFITMFAVIAAYLPELYEPRVRCTGAAVGYNLGGVLGGALTPIAATALAGQGGGVPWGVGAYLTGIALLSLGCFSLLPETRPVAAVTTAAEPATG from the coding sequence ATGCGCGATGCACGCACCGTAAGGGCGCCCTCCATGCTGCGGCTGGCGGGCGCCTCGCTCGCCGGGACGGCCATCGAGTTCTACGACTTCTTCGTCTACGGGACCGCGGCCGCCCTCGTGCTGGGGCCGTTGTTCTTCCCGACGTTCTCGCCGGTGGCGGGGACGCTGGCCGCGTTCGCCACCTTCGGCGTGGGTTTCGTGGCGCGGCCGCTGGGGTCGGTGCTGTTCGGGCACATCGGGGACCGGCGCGGGCGCCGGCCGGTGCTGGTGGCCTCTCTGCTGCTGACCGGGGGTGCCACGGTCGCGGTCGGCTGTGTGCCGACGTACGGGACGATCGGCGTCGCCGCGCCCATGTTGCTGCTCGTGCTGCGCTTCCTGCAGGGGCTGGGGCTCGGCGGCGAGTGGGGCGGGGCCGTGCTGCTGGCTGTGGAGCACGCCCCCGCCCATCGGCGCGCGCTGTGGTCGAGCTTCCCGCAGGTCGGCCCGGCGCTGGGCTTCCTGCTGGCCAACGGGGTGGTGCTGGGGCTGTCGGCGGGGCTGTCCGAGGAGCAGTTCGCGGCGTGGGGGTGGCGCGTGCCGTTCTGGGCGGCCGGGGTGCTCGCCGTGGCGGGGCTGTGGCTGCGGTCGTCGCTCGCGGAGAGTCCGCGGTTCCTGGAGATCGACGACCACGCGCGCGTGCCGCTCGTCGAGGTGGTGCGCGACCACTGGCGGCTTCTGCTGCTGACGGCCGGGGCGCTGTCGGTCGGGTACGCGATCTTCTACGCGGTGACGACCTGGTCGCTGGCGTACGGCACGGAACGGCTCGGGGCGAGCCGCACCGTCATGCTGACGTGTGTGATGGGCGCGGTGGTGGTGAAGGGCGCGCTCACCCCGGTGATGGCTGTGCTCGGCGACCGGTACGGGCGCCGGCCGCTGTGCCTGGCCGGGTGCGCCGCGGCCGCCCTGTGGATGCTGCCGATGGTCGCTCTGCTCGCGACGGGCCGGCCCCTGCCGATGTTCCTGGGCTTCACCGGTGCGCTGATCGCGTTCATCACCATGTTCGCGGTGATCGCCGCGTATCTGCCGGAGCTGTACGAACCCCGGGTGCGCTGCACGGGCGCCGCGGTCGGCTACAACCTCGGCGGGGTCCTGGGCGGCGCACTCACTCCGATCGCGGCCACCGCGCTCGCGGGGCAGGGCGGCGGGGTGCCCTGGGGCGTGGGGGCGTATCTGACGGGGATCGCGCTGCTGAGTCTGGGCTGTTTCTCCCTGCTGCCCGAGACCCGCCCGGTGGCGGCGGTGACGACGGCGGCGGAGCCCGCCACCGGATGA
- a CDS encoding S66 peptidase family protein, whose translation MTMIAYPPKPSPGDRVAVISPGAGLPGLFPQPFELGLKRLREDFGLVPVEYPATRTMGSTPKERADDIHAAFADPEIKAVIASIGGDDQITVLPYLDRELIRANPKPFFGMSDNTNLLMFLRNTGIVAYHGASVMVELGRPGAMNPRTADSLRAALFTSGEYTLRPAERWNDVNRDWADPATFESEAELRPADGWTWVNADRVVEGRTWGGCLEILGWLLMADREISHDLSEYDGGVLLLETSEELPSGEEVFRTLRNMGERGLLRRFSALLMGRAKTWSFERPNSPEEAARYAAEQRAAVERAMRAYAPDTMIVFDVEFGHTDPQLVIPYGGIARVDGPARRITVTY comes from the coding sequence ATGACCATGATCGCGTACCCGCCCAAGCCCTCCCCCGGTGACCGTGTCGCCGTCATCTCGCCCGGAGCCGGTCTGCCCGGTCTCTTCCCGCAGCCCTTCGAACTGGGACTGAAGCGGCTCCGCGAGGACTTCGGGCTCGTACCGGTCGAGTATCCGGCGACCCGCACGATGGGGTCCACGCCGAAGGAGCGGGCGGACGACATCCACGCCGCCTTCGCCGACCCGGAGATCAAGGCGGTCATCGCGTCCATCGGCGGCGACGACCAGATCACCGTGCTGCCGTACCTGGACCGGGAGTTGATCCGGGCGAACCCGAAGCCGTTCTTCGGGATGAGCGACAACACGAACCTGCTGATGTTCCTGCGCAACACCGGCATCGTCGCCTACCACGGCGCGAGCGTGATGGTCGAGCTCGGCCGGCCGGGCGCCATGAATCCGCGGACCGCCGACTCCCTGCGGGCCGCGCTGTTCACCTCCGGCGAGTACACCCTCCGTCCCGCCGAGCGCTGGAACGACGTCAACCGCGACTGGGCCGACCCCGCGACCTTCGAGTCGGAGGCGGAGCTGCGGCCCGCCGACGGATGGACCTGGGTCAACGCCGACCGGGTCGTGGAGGGCCGCACCTGGGGCGGCTGTCTGGAGATCCTCGGGTGGCTGCTGATGGCGGACCGCGAGATCTCCCACGACCTCTCCGAGTACGACGGTGGTGTCCTGCTGCTGGAGACGAGCGAGGAGTTGCCGAGCGGCGAGGAGGTCTTCCGCACCCTGCGGAACATGGGTGAGCGCGGGCTGCTGCGGCGCTTCTCGGCGCTGCTCATGGGCCGCGCGAAGACCTGGTCCTTCGAGCGCCCCAACTCCCCGGAGGAGGCCGCCCGGTACGCCGCGGAGCAGCGCGCGGCCGTCGAGCGCGCCATGCGGGCGTACGCCCCCGACACGATGATCGTCTTCGATGTCGAGTTCGGGCACACCGATCCGCAGCTCGTGATCCCGTACGGCGGCATCGCGCGCGTGGACGGTCCCGCCCGGCGCATCACCGTCACCTACTGA
- a CDS encoding calcium:proton antiporter, which translates to MIDRLRPLATRWTTVVPVLAVVLLVLTWGRDLTGAVVAVITLVLAGAVLAAVHHAEVVAHRVGEPFGSLVLAVAVTIIEVALIVTLMIDGGDKSSTLARDTVFAAVMITCNGIVGLCLLVASLRHRTAVFNPEGTGAALATVATLATLSLVLPTFTTSKPGAEFSTVQLTFAAVSSLILYGLFVTTQTVRHRDYFLPVSRKGEVITSDAHADAPSKRAALTSLGLLGLALVGVVGLAKGVSPTIESGVEAAGLHHAVVGVVIALLVLLPETIAAVRAARRDRVQTSLNLALGSAMASIGLTIPAVALASLWLSGPLVLGLGPTHMVLLALTVVVSSLTVVPGRATPLQGGVHLVLFAAYLELAINP; encoded by the coding sequence ATGATCGATCGGCTCAGACCGCTCGCGACCCGGTGGACGACCGTCGTGCCGGTGCTCGCGGTCGTGCTGCTGGTCCTCACCTGGGGGCGGGACCTGACAGGCGCGGTGGTCGCGGTGATCACGCTCGTCCTGGCCGGCGCCGTCCTCGCCGCCGTGCACCACGCCGAGGTGGTCGCCCACCGAGTGGGTGAACCTTTCGGTTCCCTGGTCCTCGCCGTCGCGGTCACGATCATCGAGGTCGCCCTCATCGTGACCCTGATGATCGACGGTGGTGACAAGAGCTCCACCCTGGCCAGGGACACCGTCTTCGCGGCCGTGATGATCACCTGCAACGGCATCGTCGGCCTGTGCCTGCTGGTGGCCTCCCTGCGGCACCGCACGGCGGTCTTCAACCCCGAGGGCACCGGCGCGGCCCTGGCCACCGTCGCCACACTGGCCACCCTGAGCCTGGTGCTGCCCACCTTCACCACCAGCAAGCCCGGCGCCGAGTTCTCCACGGTGCAACTGACGTTCGCCGCGGTGTCCTCGCTGATCCTCTACGGCCTGTTCGTGACGACCCAGACCGTGCGGCACCGCGACTACTTCCTGCCCGTCAGCCGGAAGGGCGAGGTGATCACCTCCGACGCCCACGCCGACGCGCCCTCCAAGCGGGCGGCGCTGACCAGCCTCGGACTGCTCGGCTTGGCCCTGGTCGGCGTCGTCGGCCTCGCCAAGGGCGTGTCGCCCACCATCGAGTCCGGTGTCGAAGCCGCCGGACTGCACCACGCCGTCGTCGGTGTCGTCATCGCCCTGCTGGTGCTGCTCCCCGAGACGATCGCCGCCGTGCGCGCAGCGCGCCGGGACCGCGTGCAGACCAGCCTGAATCTTGCCCTCGGCTCGGCGATGGCCAGCATCGGCCTCACCATCCCCGCGGTGGCGCTGGCCTCCCTCTGGCTCTCCGGCCCCCTCGTGCTCGGGCTCGGCCCGACCCATATGGTGCTGCTCGCGCTCACGGTGGTGGTGAGCTCGCTGACGGTGGTTCCGGGGCGGGCGACGCCGCTCCAGGGCGGCGTCCACCTGGTCCTGTTCGCGGCCTATCTGGAACTCGCGATCAACCCCTGA
- a CDS encoding MBL fold metallo-hydrolase, with amino-acid sequence MTYSGQVTVGGPADVHELKDLMITKIAVGPMDNNAYLLRCRATDEQLLIDAANEADTLLGTIGDDGIASVVTTHQHGDHWQALAAVVDATGARTYAGREDADGIPVPTDVLVDDGDVIRVGRVELTARHLVGHTPGSIALVYDDPHGHPHVFTGDCLFPGGVGNTRKDPEAFASLIHDVETKIFDVLPDETWVYPGHGNDTTLGAERPHLPEWRARGW; translated from the coding sequence ATGACGTACAGCGGACAGGTGACGGTCGGTGGCCCCGCCGACGTGCACGAGCTCAAGGACCTGATGATCACCAAGATCGCGGTCGGCCCGATGGACAACAACGCCTATCTGCTGCGCTGCCGGGCCACGGACGAGCAACTGCTGATCGACGCCGCCAACGAGGCGGACACCCTGCTGGGCACGATCGGTGACGACGGCATCGCGTCCGTCGTCACCACCCACCAGCACGGCGACCACTGGCAGGCCCTCGCCGCCGTCGTGGACGCCACCGGCGCGCGCACCTACGCCGGACGCGAGGACGCCGACGGCATCCCGGTTCCCACCGACGTCCTCGTCGACGACGGCGACGTCATCCGGGTGGGGCGCGTGGAGCTCACCGCGCGCCACCTGGTCGGGCACACGCCGGGTTCGATCGCCCTCGTCTACGACGACCCGCACGGGCATCCCCATGTGTTCACCGGCGACTGCCTCTTCCCGGGCGGTGTCGGCAACACCCGCAAGGATCCGGAGGCGTTCGCCAGCCTGATCCACGACGTCGAGACCAAGATCTTCGACGTGCTGCCCGACGAGACCTGGGTGTATCCGGGGCACGGGAACGACACCACGCTGGGCGCCGAGCGCCCCCATCTGCCGGAGTGGCGCGCCCGCGGCTGGTGA
- the aroQ gene encoding type II 3-dehydroquinate dehydratase, producing MPRTLADAPIMILNGPNLNLLGQRQPEIYGSETLADVEALCARTAAAHGGTVDFRQSNHEGELVDWIQEARLGHCGIVINPGAYSHTSVAILDALNACDGLPVLEVHISNIHRRESFRHHSYVSLRADGVIAGCGVQGYAFGVERVATLAGKGRADA from the coding sequence GTGCCCCGCACCCTCGCCGACGCCCCCATCATGATCCTGAACGGCCCCAACCTGAACCTGCTCGGGCAGCGCCAGCCCGAGATCTACGGTTCCGAGACCCTCGCGGACGTGGAGGCCCTGTGCGCCAGGACGGCGGCCGCGCACGGCGGAACCGTCGACTTCCGGCAGTCCAACCACGAGGGCGAGCTGGTCGACTGGATCCAGGAGGCACGGCTCGGGCACTGCGGGATCGTGATCAACCCGGGCGCCTACTCGCACACCTCCGTGGCGATCCTGGACGCCCTCAACGCGTGTGACGGGCTGCCCGTGCTGGAGGTCCACATCTCCAACATCCACCGCAGGGAGTCGTTCCGGCACCACTCCTACGTCTCCCTGCGGGCCGACGGCGTCATCGCGGGCTGCGGGGTGCAGGGGTACGCCTTCGGCGTGGAGCGCGTCGCGACGCTGGCCGGGAAGGGCCGGGCGGACGCCTGA